A window of Haloarchaeobius litoreus contains these coding sequences:
- a CDS encoding ribose-phosphate diphosphokinase, whose product MILPGSASQSLAAELAAELGEPIAPVEYERFPDGELLVRIGDVSPGRAVVVASTATSDAFVELLQLQDAAREAGASEVVTVLPYMGYARQDEAFNPGEPVSSRAVARAISTGADRVLTVNPHEERVCEFFDPPAVALDAAPRLAEPLPDDLAEPLFLAPDEGACDLAASVRDAYGCGETDYFEKVRRSGTEVEVSPSDAAVAGRDVVVVDDIVATGSTMSESIGVLNERDAARVYVTTVHPLLARNAPTKLARAGVEAVYGTDTLERPVSAVSVAPIVAAELSE is encoded by the coding sequence ATGATACTCCCAGGCTCGGCCTCCCAGTCGCTGGCGGCCGAACTCGCGGCCGAACTCGGCGAGCCCATCGCGCCCGTCGAGTACGAGCGCTTCCCCGACGGGGAGCTGCTCGTCCGCATCGGCGACGTGTCGCCCGGGCGTGCGGTCGTGGTCGCCTCGACGGCCACGAGCGACGCGTTCGTCGAACTGCTCCAGCTGCAGGACGCCGCACGCGAGGCCGGCGCGAGCGAGGTCGTTACCGTCCTCCCGTACATGGGCTACGCGCGGCAGGACGAGGCGTTCAACCCGGGCGAACCGGTGTCCTCGCGGGCCGTCGCCCGGGCCATCTCGACCGGTGCGGACCGGGTGCTGACGGTCAACCCGCACGAGGAGCGGGTCTGCGAGTTCTTCGACCCGCCCGCGGTCGCGCTCGACGCCGCGCCACGGCTCGCCGAACCGCTCCCCGACGACCTGGCCGAACCGCTGTTCCTCGCGCCCGACGAGGGGGCCTGCGACCTCGCCGCGTCGGTCCGAGACGCCTACGGTTGCGGCGAGACGGACTACTTCGAGAAGGTCCGGCGCTCCGGCACCGAGGTCGAGGTGAGCCCGAGCGACGCCGCCGTCGCGGGTCGGGACGTGGTCGTCGTCGACGACATCGTCGCCACCGGGTCGACGATGAGCGAGTCCATCGGCGTGCTGAACGAGCGCGACGCGGCCCGCGTGTACGTCACCACGGTCCACCCGCTGCTCGCCCGGAACGCGCCGACGAAGCTCGCCCGGGCCGGTGTCGAGGCCGTCTACGGCACGGACACGCTCGAACGCCCGGTCAGCGCGGTCTCCGTGGCACCGATTGTCGCGGCCGAACTATCGGAATAA
- a CDS encoding CARDB domain-containing protein, with the protein MDRRVALLSILLVSLVAVPAATPAAQPADASAVRASGSATDPVTTTGPTAAAAQANPTITRTLTLHLTPGQPGEVRAVVDVDVPDEVTEFTLQLQSNADVQSTEHFERDSDREYAWTGDGSGGSVTFTYDANETSDTGGRAALAERLGATSTDTQAAEYAFADTGDWAITRVPGLGSSWRWRDADDVDLEKTVTVAGEGTTGGYMAYLGPMTTYSETVQDQEITLAVPDAAEMRESPEAVLASLANASERLRVGQRDETALVIAAPRAVDWSSAGLQYGDTDAWVVADARLDRANNVWLHEYVHTRQEFRTNRSGRWLTEATADYYAALLAYEQGHVGFDAFRDKLQRGTEDPQSTAVLAEPATWSNSANYLKGSLVTGAIDRRLRGTTDGGATFQRVFRRLNGQEDTVDNADILDAVEAAAGSDTRSYADRYTTGSGAPGTWSRETHSELFGPVPASFAYMLADGSPAVAGPYRNTTVSMSPTLAVGETLAIEATVENVGGGVGSYEAALVVDGTVEATESGELDPGETETLAFERTFDEAGTYDVRVANRELTVTVREPATPRVTSIEAPDTVTVGEAFTVRATVDNEAAWPAAGAVSLSLDGEESRTDTVRLPPASRLTYTGTVTVSEAGEHVVAVGGEQVTVTAVEPETTADARDGSGDTSGGDGDGGPGGSLPMPGFGVAGTVAALVGLLAGLGLQRRQ; encoded by the coding sequence ATGGATCGCCGGGTCGCGCTTCTCTCGATACTGCTCGTCTCGCTCGTCGCCGTCCCCGCCGCGACGCCGGCGGCGCAGCCCGCCGACGCAAGCGCGGTGCGGGCCTCGGGGTCGGCGACGGACCCGGTGACGACGACCGGACCGACGGCCGCGGCGGCGCAGGCGAACCCGACGATAACCCGCACGCTCACGTTGCACCTGACGCCCGGCCAGCCGGGCGAGGTCCGCGCCGTGGTCGACGTCGATGTCCCCGACGAGGTGACCGAGTTCACCCTCCAGCTGCAGTCGAACGCCGACGTGCAGTCGACCGAGCACTTCGAGCGCGACAGCGACCGGGAGTACGCCTGGACGGGTGACGGCTCGGGCGGCTCGGTGACGTTCACCTACGACGCGAACGAGACGAGCGACACCGGCGGCCGCGCCGCACTCGCCGAGAGGCTGGGTGCCACGAGCACCGACACGCAGGCGGCCGAGTACGCCTTCGCCGACACCGGCGACTGGGCGATCACGCGCGTTCCGGGGCTCGGCAGCTCGTGGCGCTGGAGAGACGCGGACGACGTGGACCTGGAGAAGACGGTCACGGTCGCCGGCGAGGGGACGACCGGCGGCTACATGGCCTACCTCGGCCCGATGACGACGTACAGCGAGACGGTGCAGGACCAGGAGATCACGCTCGCCGTACCCGACGCGGCGGAGATGCGCGAGTCGCCCGAGGCCGTGCTCGCCAGCCTCGCGAACGCGAGCGAGCGGCTCCGGGTCGGGCAGCGCGACGAGACGGCGCTGGTCATCGCCGCACCGCGGGCCGTGGACTGGTCCTCGGCGGGGCTCCAGTACGGCGACACGGACGCGTGGGTCGTCGCTGACGCGCGGCTCGACCGCGCGAACAACGTCTGGCTCCACGAGTACGTCCACACGAGACAGGAGTTCCGGACGAACCGGTCGGGGCGCTGGCTGACCGAGGCGACGGCGGACTACTACGCCGCGCTGCTGGCGTACGAGCAGGGCCACGTCGGCTTCGACGCGTTCCGCGATAAACTCCAACGGGGCACGGAGGACCCGCAGTCGACGGCGGTGCTCGCCGAGCCGGCGACCTGGAGCAACAGCGCGAACTACCTCAAGGGGTCGCTCGTCACGGGTGCTATCGACCGGCGACTCCGGGGCACGACCGACGGTGGGGCGACGTTCCAGCGCGTCTTCCGTCGGCTGAACGGCCAGGAGGACACCGTCGACAACGCCGACATCCTGGACGCGGTCGAGGCGGCGGCAGGGTCGGACACGCGCTCGTACGCCGACCGGTACACGACCGGCTCCGGCGCGCCGGGCACCTGGTCGCGCGAGACCCATTCGGAGCTGTTCGGGCCGGTTCCGGCCTCGTTCGCGTACATGCTCGCCGACGGCTCGCCGGCGGTCGCGGGGCCGTACCGGAACACGACGGTCAGCATGTCGCCGACGCTGGCCGTCGGAGAGACGCTGGCCATCGAGGCTACAGTCGAGAACGTGGGCGGTGGTGTCGGTAGCTACGAGGCGGCGCTCGTCGTCGACGGCACGGTCGAGGCGACCGAGTCGGGTGAGCTCGACCCCGGCGAGACGGAGACGCTCGCGTTCGAGCGAACGTTCGACGAGGCCGGCACCTACGACGTGCGGGTCGCCAACCGCGAGCTGACCGTGACCGTGCGCGAGCCGGCGACGCCGCGGGTGACGAGCATCGAAGCGCCCGACACGGTCACCGTCGGCGAGGCGTTCACCGTCCGGGCGACCGTCGACAACGAGGCGGCCTGGCCGGCCGCGGGAGCCGTGTCGCTGTCGCTCGACGGGGAGGAGAGCCGCACCGACACCGTCCGGCTCCCGCCCGCGAGCCGGCTGACCTACACCGGGACGGTGACCGTCAGCGAGGCCGGCGAGCACGTCGTCGCCGTCGGCGGCGAACAGGTGACCGTCACCGCCGTCGAACCGGAGACGACGGCCGATGCGCGCGATGGGAGCGGCGACACCAGCGGCGGGGACGGCGACGGTGGACCCGGCGGCTCCCTGCCGATGCCCGGCTTCGGTGTCGCCGGTACAGTGGCGGCGCTGGTCGGTCTGCTCGCGGGACTCGGACTACAGCGGCGGCAGTAA
- a CDS encoding DUF7860 family protein, with protein sequence MHRRNSMDYARLTKLGFLLGLALFVAGAGGEFVGHAIWGTLPAWEETLLTDSVGLGIIVAFVSVFGFGIAMPLLE encoded by the coding sequence ATGCACAGGCGCAACTCGATGGACTACGCCCGTCTGACGAAACTCGGCTTCCTGCTCGGCCTCGCACTGTTCGTCGCCGGTGCCGGCGGCGAGTTCGTCGGCCACGCCATCTGGGGGACCCTGCCCGCGTGGGAGGAGACCCTGCTGACGGACTCAGTGGGGCTCGGTATCATCGTCGCCTTCGTCTCCGTGTTCGGATTCGGTATCGCGATGCCGCTGCTGGAGTGA
- a CDS encoding NADPH-dependent FMN reductase, with protein sequence MTSSPTVLAVSGSLRDTSYTHSALVHVLRAAEGEGADTEMLDLRTADVPMLDPDADDQGVERYTRRVRAADAVVLGTPVYHGSYSGVLKNFHDYCGFDDYEDTPVALVATAGGGSYGSTLEHLRSTVRGVHGHVIPGQVGIRSASSKFAPEPDEPDGRAVTDADIADRLETLGEDIVAAARRFE encoded by the coding sequence ATGACGAGTTCGCCGACGGTGCTCGCCGTCTCCGGCAGTCTCCGCGACACGAGCTACACGCACAGCGCGCTGGTGCACGTCCTGCGAGCGGCCGAGGGGGAGGGTGCGGACACCGAGATGCTGGACCTCCGCACCGCCGACGTGCCGATGCTCGACCCGGACGCGGACGACCAGGGCGTCGAGCGCTACACGCGACGGGTGCGGGCGGCCGACGCGGTCGTGCTCGGGACGCCGGTGTACCACGGGTCGTACTCGGGCGTGCTGAAGAACTTCCACGACTACTGCGGCTTCGACGACTACGAGGACACGCCGGTCGCGCTGGTGGCGACGGCGGGCGGCGGCTCCTACGGCAGCACGCTGGAGCACCTGCGGAGCACGGTTCGCGGGGTCCACGGCCACGTCATCCCGGGGCAGGTCGGCATCCGGAGCGCGTCCTCGAAGTTCGCGCCGGAGCCGGACGAGCCGGACGGCCGGGCGGTGACCGACGCCGACATCGCGGACCGGCTGGAGACGCTCGGCGAGGATATCGTCGCGGCGGCACGGCGCTTCGAGTAG
- the glmM gene encoding phosphoglucosamine mutase, translating into MKVFGSSGTRGVANEALTPTFVLRVAKAAGTAWGADRVAIARDTRVTGEMLADAAAAGLTSVGVDVDRLGRVPTPGAQAYAEHEGVPAMMITASHNPAEYNGVKLVGDDGVELAVPDLERVEDIFLGETFEPATWDEVGRSTRVEDAADRYVDRVLDVVDRETIADADLTVALDPGHGAGALTSPEFFRRLGCRVVTVNAQPDGHFPGRDPEPVPENLGDLGDLVRATDADVGIAHDGDADRAIFYDETGEYVEGDATLAALAAAELGPGDVTVSAVNVSQRFVDVAEETGARLELTPIGSTNIITRVRELLADGEDVPLAGEGNGGIFFPDYHIARDGAYTAARFLELLADAPVSEVVAPYGGYHNVRRNVEYETEAERTAMLAAAEGRAENADAELDTKDGFRLDYGDAWVLARPSGTEPLVRVYAEAHDAARAADLADGMYEALLDAKESA; encoded by the coding sequence ATGAAGGTATTCGGTTCCAGCGGGACACGCGGCGTCGCCAACGAGGCGCTGACGCCGACGTTCGTCCTCCGCGTGGCCAAGGCGGCCGGAACGGCGTGGGGTGCCGACCGGGTCGCCATCGCGCGGGACACACGGGTGACCGGCGAGATGCTCGCCGACGCGGCGGCCGCGGGACTCACCAGCGTCGGGGTCGACGTGGACCGGCTCGGCCGCGTGCCGACGCCGGGCGCACAGGCCTACGCCGAGCACGAGGGCGTGCCGGCGATGATGATCACGGCCAGCCACAACCCGGCGGAGTACAACGGCGTCAAGCTCGTCGGCGACGACGGCGTCGAACTCGCCGTCCCCGACCTCGAACGCGTCGAGGACATCTTCCTCGGCGAGACGTTCGAGCCGGCGACGTGGGACGAGGTCGGCCGCAGCACCCGTGTCGAGGACGCCGCCGACCGCTACGTCGACCGCGTGCTCGACGTGGTGGACCGCGAGACCATCGCCGACGCCGACCTGACGGTCGCGCTCGACCCCGGCCACGGCGCGGGTGCGCTCACCTCGCCGGAGTTCTTCCGTCGGCTCGGCTGTCGTGTCGTCACGGTCAACGCACAGCCCGACGGCCACTTCCCGGGCCGCGACCCCGAGCCCGTCCCGGAGAACCTCGGCGACCTCGGCGACCTCGTCCGCGCGACCGACGCCGACGTGGGTATCGCCCACGACGGCGACGCCGACCGCGCCATCTTCTACGACGAGACCGGCGAGTACGTCGAGGGCGACGCCACGCTCGCCGCGCTCGCCGCCGCCGAACTCGGTCCCGGCGACGTGACCGTCTCCGCCGTGAACGTCTCCCAGCGGTTCGTCGACGTGGCCGAGGAGACCGGCGCACGGCTCGAGCTGACGCCCATCGGTTCGACGAACATCATCACCCGCGTCCGCGAGCTACTCGCCGACGGGGAGGACGTCCCGCTCGCCGGCGAGGGCAACGGGGGCATCTTCTTCCCGGACTATCACATCGCCCGCGACGGGGCCTACACCGCCGCGCGCTTCCTCGAGCTGCTCGCCGACGCGCCCGTCAGCGAGGTCGTCGCACCCTACGGCGGCTACCACAACGTCCGCCGGAACGTCGAGTACGAGACCGAGGCAGAGCGCACCGCGATGCTCGCCGCCGCCGAGGGGCGCGCCGAGAACGCCGACGCCGAGCTCGACACGAAGGACGGCTTCCGGCTCGACTACGGCGACGCGTGGGTGCTCGCCCGCCCGTCGGGGACGGAACCGCTCGTGCGGGTCTACGCCGAGGCGCACGATGCCGCCCGCGCAGCCGACCTCGCCGACGGGATGTACGAGGCGCTCCTCGACGCGAAGGAGTCCGCCTGA
- a CDS encoding DUF7563 family protein: protein MPSCDNCGSHVSEQFARVFADEHGEILACVNCSANAGIAEEAKRRAQQP from the coding sequence ATGCCATCGTGTGACAACTGCGGTTCCCACGTTTCGGAACAGTTCGCCCGCGTGTTCGCCGACGAACACGGAGAGATACTCGCGTGCGTCAACTGTTCGGCGAACGCGGGAATCGCCGAAGAGGCGAAGCGACGCGCACAGCAGCCCTGA
- a CDS encoding DUF1931 family protein, which produces MADLIVKAAVKEALQDKNVASDFYDALDEEVEELLEDAARRAESNDRKTVQPRDL; this is translated from the coding sequence ATGGCAGACCTCATCGTCAAGGCAGCCGTCAAGGAAGCGCTTCAGGACAAGAACGTCGCATCGGACTTCTACGACGCACTCGACGAGGAAGTCGAGGAGCTCCTCGAGGACGCCGCCCGACGCGCGGAGTCCAACGACCGGAAGACGGTCCAGCCGCGCGACCTGTAA
- a CDS encoding HVO_0234 family beta-propeller protein gives MSAEKDISLDEKRVYDGDERKATLYVASGVGCVAVDVVDERVGGFELAVRGTARDVAAGGGVVAVATDADVLVGRVGTDTEETHVGGFEETGHGEAVAVSVVGAGADGPAVLAAGPDGDLSRLVLVGQTDAGDADWADCGSIDADIRALSGDLCAAADGVYRVGTGLTHVGLDDARDVSAAGTPRAATAAGLYRLGNGWLDELAGEATVVASDGGDTGTEDADAPERAHAVVRDAFVALAAGEWVAYPEQPDGTVVGVAYDRTTYLVTAEGRVLAAADDGWRGQSLGVPDVAGVVAVGPN, from the coding sequence ATGAGCGCCGAGAAGGACATCAGCCTCGACGAGAAGCGGGTCTACGACGGCGACGAGCGCAAGGCGACGCTGTACGTGGCCTCGGGCGTCGGCTGCGTCGCGGTCGACGTGGTCGACGAGCGCGTCGGTGGCTTCGAGCTCGCGGTACGCGGGACGGCGCGGGACGTGGCAGCCGGCGGTGGCGTCGTCGCCGTGGCGACCGATGCGGACGTGCTGGTCGGCCGGGTCGGGACCGATACGGAGGAGACGCACGTCGGCGGGTTCGAGGAGACCGGCCACGGCGAGGCGGTCGCCGTCTCGGTCGTCGGGGCGGGCGCGGACGGCCCCGCTGTCCTCGCGGCGGGACCCGACGGCGACCTCTCGCGGCTGGTTCTCGTCGGCCAAACCGACGCCGGAGACGCGGACTGGGCCGACTGTGGCTCCATCGACGCCGACATCCGGGCGCTCTCCGGCGACCTCTGCGCTGCGGCGGACGGTGTGTACCGGGTCGGCACCGGGCTCACCCACGTCGGCCTCGACGACGCCCGCGACGTGAGTGCGGCGGGCACCCCGCGGGCGGCGACCGCGGCCGGACTCTACCGGCTCGGCAACGGCTGGCTGGACGAACTGGCGGGCGAGGCGACCGTGGTGGCCAGCGACGGCGGCGACACCGGCACCGAGGACGCCGACGCGCCCGAGCGCGCCCACGCCGTCGTCCGCGACGCGTTCGTCGCGCTCGCGGCCGGCGAGTGGGTCGCCTACCCAGAGCAGCCCGACGGGACGGTCGTCGGGGTCGCCTACGACCGGACGACGTACCTCGTCACCGCCGAGGGCCGGGTGCTCGCGGCGGCCGACGACGGCTGGCGGGGACAGTCCCTCGGCGTGCCCGACGTGGCCGGGGTCGTCGCCGTCGGGCCGAACTGA
- a CDS encoding heme NO-binding domain-containing protein yields MHGILHKSLKGYVGEHVPGTAWDEVLEAAGIEPKLYLPVSRYPDEEFTGAITVVAEQTGTAEAVVQRNVGAYLAPELLNTFKAHVKRGWGTKEVVANLEGIYRQIETGDEEAALPTISTDRISEDTYVVQYQSDRRLCHLAKGIIEGIADDFDDEVAISEGACMHDGDGHCELTVEFA; encoded by the coding sequence ATGCACGGGATACTACACAAATCACTCAAGGGGTACGTCGGGGAGCACGTGCCGGGGACGGCCTGGGACGAGGTACTGGAGGCGGCAGGTATCGAGCCGAAGCTCTACCTCCCGGTGTCGCGCTATCCGGACGAGGAGTTCACCGGCGCGATCACGGTCGTCGCCGAACAGACCGGCACTGCGGAGGCCGTCGTCCAGCGCAACGTGGGGGCCTACCTCGCGCCGGAGCTGCTCAACACGTTCAAGGCACACGTCAAGCGCGGCTGGGGTACGAAGGAGGTCGTCGCCAACCTCGAAGGCATCTACCGCCAGATCGAGACGGGCGACGAGGAGGCCGCGCTCCCGACCATCTCGACCGACCGCATCAGCGAGGACACGTACGTCGTCCAGTACCAGTCCGACCGTCGGCTCTGTCACCTCGCGAAGGGCATCATCGAGGGCATCGCCGACGACTTCGACGACGAGGTCGCCATCTCCGAGGGCGCGTGCATGCACGACGGCGACGGCCACTGCGAGCTGACCGTCGAGTTCGCGTAA
- a CDS encoding GIY-YIG nuclease family protein, with the protein MSDHHVYVLRCADDTLYTGYTTDVERRVAEHDAGEGAKYTRGRTPVELVHVESYDDRGTAMAREYEIKQLSRPRKQRLVDD; encoded by the coding sequence GTGAGTGACCACCACGTCTACGTCCTCCGCTGTGCCGACGACACGCTGTACACCGGCTACACCACCGACGTGGAACGCCGCGTCGCAGAACACGACGCCGGCGAGGGCGCGAAGTACACCCGCGGTCGCACGCCGGTCGAACTGGTCCACGTCGAGTCCTACGACGACCGGGGCACCGCGATGGCCCGCGAGTACGAGATCAAACAGCTCTCGCGGCCCCGGAAACAGCGGCTCGTCGACGACTGA
- the ileS gene encoding isoleucine--tRNA ligase, producing the protein MERFGEVSDQYDPDAVEDGMFSYWDDVDAYEQTKEHRADGERFFFVDGPPYTSGAAHMGTTWNKSLKDAFIRFYRMQGYDVTDRPGYDMHGLPIETRVEEQLGFENKKDIEEYGEDAFIEACKEFANEQLQGLQEDFQSFGVWMDWENPYRTVTPEYMEAAWWGFDQAHDRGLVEQGQRSINQCPRCETAIANNEVERHDVHKPAIYVQFPLVGEEGSLVIWTTTPWTIPANTFVAVEDGAEYAKVRAERDGETDVLYVSASQVETVLKAGRYDDYEVVEELTSDDLVGMEYEYPLPEEVPDHPTGEGAGQVYTAEYADAGDKSGMVHSAPGHGEEDFERGSELGLEIFCPVGSDGRYTELGGNYAGQFVRDANENVIADLDEKGLLLAHDPDYLVEGEGKCWRCDTDIVRLVTDQWFITVSDIKDELLANIEDSEWHPPDARDNRFRDFVEGSPDWNVSRQRYWGIPIPIWTCDDDGCDHLNVVGTREELADRAHQDLDPDAVDLHKPTVDDLTMDCGGCGAEATRVPDVFDVWLDSSVASWGTLDYPSETEDFEELWPADLIMEAHDQTRGWFWSQLGMGSAALGEIPYEEVLMHGWALMPDGRTMSKSKGILVDPKEVIDEYGVDPMRLFLLSRNPQEEDMRFSWDELENMTRDLNILWNVFRFPLPYMRMDGFDPDTVDVTDAETELVDEWVLARLQSVKAEMSEQWLDERRPDRALDALLSFVVEDVSRFYIQVVRERMWEEEESASKAAAYATFYAVVNDVVKLLAPYAPFVSDRIYNALTGDDGHDTVHMCDWPEPDEFWADEQLETDVELLRAVEEAGSNARQQADRKLRWPVQRVVVVPDDERAYEAVERHRALLADRLNSREIELVSPDTDWGELAYAARADMGELGPAFGDRAPEVMNALNDARIDAPDLDALREAVGEPDLTAEMVEFVSETPEGVTGSRFDVSGDERGVVYVDATLTEEIESEGYAREVVRRVQEMRKDLELDIDAEIRLEVDVEDERVADLVRRHEDLITEETRAQFGGVEDGHRKEWEVEGVTMTLAVEPVAEATADD; encoded by the coding sequence ATGGAACGATTCGGGGAGGTGTCGGACCAGTACGACCCGGACGCGGTCGAGGACGGGATGTTCTCGTACTGGGACGACGTCGACGCCTACGAGCAGACGAAGGAGCACCGAGCCGACGGTGAACGGTTCTTCTTCGTGGACGGCCCGCCGTACACCTCCGGTGCGGCGCACATGGGGACGACGTGGAACAAGTCCCTGAAGGACGCGTTCATCCGCTTCTACCGGATGCAGGGCTACGACGTGACCGACCGCCCGGGCTACGACATGCACGGGCTGCCCATCGAGACACGCGTCGAGGAGCAGCTGGGCTTCGAGAACAAGAAGGACATCGAGGAGTACGGCGAGGACGCCTTCATCGAGGCGTGCAAGGAGTTCGCGAACGAGCAGCTCCAGGGCCTCCAGGAGGACTTCCAGTCCTTCGGCGTCTGGATGGACTGGGAGAACCCGTACCGGACGGTCACTCCCGAGTACATGGAGGCCGCCTGGTGGGGCTTCGACCAGGCCCACGACCGCGGCCTCGTCGAGCAGGGCCAGCGCTCCATCAACCAGTGCCCGCGCTGCGAGACCGCCATCGCGAACAACGAGGTCGAACGGCACGACGTGCACAAGCCCGCCATCTACGTGCAGTTCCCACTGGTCGGTGAGGAGGGCTCGCTGGTCATCTGGACGACGACCCCGTGGACCATCCCCGCGAACACGTTCGTCGCCGTCGAGGACGGTGCCGAGTACGCGAAGGTCCGCGCCGAGCGCGACGGCGAGACCGACGTGCTGTACGTCTCCGCGAGCCAGGTCGAGACCGTCCTCAAGGCCGGTCGCTACGACGACTACGAGGTCGTCGAGGAGCTGACCAGCGACGACCTCGTCGGCATGGAGTACGAGTACCCGCTACCCGAGGAGGTCCCCGACCACCCGACGGGCGAGGGCGCAGGCCAGGTGTACACCGCGGAGTACGCCGACGCCGGCGACAAGTCGGGGATGGTCCACTCCGCGCCCGGCCACGGTGAGGAGGACTTCGAGCGCGGCAGCGAGCTGGGCCTGGAGATCTTCTGCCCCGTCGGGAGCGACGGCCGCTACACCGAACTGGGCGGGAACTACGCCGGCCAGTTCGTCCGCGACGCCAACGAGAACGTCATCGCGGACCTCGACGAGAAGGGCCTCCTGCTCGCCCACGACCCGGACTATCTGGTCGAGGGCGAGGGGAAGTGCTGGCGCTGTGACACCGACATCGTCCGGCTCGTCACCGACCAGTGGTTCATCACCGTCTCGGACATCAAGGACGAACTGCTCGCCAACATCGAGGACAGCGAGTGGCACCCGCCCGACGCCCGGGACAACCGGTTCCGCGACTTCGTGGAGGGCTCGCCTGACTGGAACGTCTCCCGGCAGCGCTACTGGGGCATCCCCATCCCCATCTGGACGTGCGACGACGACGGGTGCGACCACCTGAACGTCGTCGGGACACGCGAGGAGCTCGCCGACCGCGCCCACCAGGACCTCGACCCGGACGCCGTCGACCTGCACAAGCCGACCGTCGACGACCTCACGATGGACTGCGGCGGCTGCGGTGCCGAGGCGACCCGCGTCCCCGACGTGTTCGACGTGTGGCTCGACTCCTCGGTCGCCTCGTGGGGCACGCTCGACTACCCGAGCGAGACGGAGGACTTCGAGGAGCTCTGGCCCGCCGACCTCATCATGGAGGCCCACGACCAGACCCGCGGCTGGTTCTGGTCCCAGCTCGGCATGGGGAGCGCCGCCCTCGGCGAGATCCCCTACGAGGAGGTGCTGATGCACGGCTGGGCGCTCATGCCCGACGGCCGCACGATGTCCAAGTCCAAGGGCATCCTCGTCGACCCGAAGGAGGTCATCGACGAGTACGGCGTCGACCCGATGCGCCTGTTCCTCCTCTCGCGCAACCCGCAGGAGGAGGACATGCGCTTCTCGTGGGACGAGCTGGAGAACATGACCCGGGACCTGAACATCCTCTGGAACGTGTTCCGGTTCCCGCTCCCGTACATGCGCATGGACGGGTTCGACCCCGACACGGTCGACGTCACCGACGCCGAGACGGAGCTCGTCGACGAGTGGGTGCTCGCCCGGCTCCAGTCCGTCAAGGCGGAGATGAGCGAGCAGTGGCTCGACGAGCGCCGGCCCGACCGCGCGCTGGACGCGCTGCTCTCGTTCGTCGTCGAGGACGTGTCGCGGTTCTACATCCAGGTCGTCCGCGAGCGGATGTGGGAGGAGGAAGAGAGCGCGTCGAAGGCGGCCGCGTACGCCACCTTCTACGCCGTCGTCAACGACGTCGTGAAGCTGCTCGCGCCGTACGCGCCGTTCGTCAGCGACCGCATCTACAACGCGCTGACCGGCGACGACGGCCACGACACCGTCCACATGTGCGACTGGCCCGAGCCCGACGAGTTCTGGGCCGACGAGCAGCTGGAGACAGACGTGGAGCTGCTCCGCGCGGTCGAGGAGGCCGGCTCGAACGCCCGCCAGCAGGCCGACCGGAAGCTCCGCTGGCCCGTCCAGCGCGTCGTCGTCGTCCCCGACGACGAGCGGGCGTACGAGGCCGTCGAGCGCCACCGCGCACTGCTCGCCGACCGGCTGAACTCGCGCGAGATCGAACTCGTCTCGCCCGACACCGACTGGGGCGAGCTCGCCTACGCCGCCCGCGCGGACATGGGCGAGCTCGGCCCGGCCTTCGGCGACCGCGCGCCCGAGGTCATGAACGCGCTCAACGACGCCCGCATCGACGCGCCCGACCTCGACGCGCTCCGGGAGGCCGTCGGCGAGCCCGACCTCACCGCCGAGATGGTCGAGTTCGTCAGCGAGACGCCGGAGGGCGTCACCGGTAGCCGGTTCGACGTCTCCGGCGACGAGCGCGGCGTCGTCTACGTCGACGCGACGCTCACCGAGGAGATCGAGAGCGAGGGCTACGCCCGCGAGGTCGTCCGCCGCGTCCAGGAGATGCGCAAGGACCTCGAACTCGACATCGACGCCGAGATCCGCCTCGAGGTGGACGTCGAGGACGAGCGCGTCGCCGACCTCGTGCGCCGTCACGAGGACCTCATCACCGAGGAGACCCGCGCCCAGTTCGGAGGCGTCGAGGACGGCCACCGCAAGGAGTGGGAGGTCGAGGGCGTCACGATGACCCTCGCCGTCGAACCCGTCGCCGAGGCGACCGCCGACGACTGA